TTACCAACAAATTACCATTCCATTACCCTCCTTCCTAGTCACGTGCCCCCATCTCCTCACTCATTCTCTTCTCATTCCACGCACTCCTCCCATCACTTTATTATTATGGACCACTTTTCCTCCTATTACACTTTTCGCCCCCCTCGGATTCCCGTTTCTTTCAAATACGCCCTTGAACCTTTGGGGGGCGAAAGGCTAATTTGTGGAATTTTTACCCGGGGGGGGGAcgaaattattaaatattacaaGCTccgagaaaaataataatttcctctctaataattataaatataaaattcgcTTCCCGAAAAACATATTGAAGTTGGCAAGTGAGTTGGGAGCAATCCATCCCActcgagggggggggggggggggaagagagaTTCCCGGAGAGCCATGCGTGGGCTTAATTATCATATTCATTTAAAATCTTGCTTTTATTTAATCCTTCCCTCCCCTCTCCCCTTTCGTACATTAAACAACCCACTTTTCGTGCTTAACAACTTATCCTCTCATTAATTAATCTAATTGATTCTcagaaatattattatataatatatgtaaacCCCTTtgattgtattattattattattattatatctaattaAGATCTCCaaccattttaatttattttattttttgaatcgTCGGGTCAATACCAAGCGGAAGAAAAGACAAGGCTTTCGGTTGCGATTGATGAAGACGCCCGCCACCGGACGGCCCAGATCTCTTCTTTTTCAGCTTCCATCTGGGCCGTTGATCTTTGACCATCAGCTTTCGGACACATAAAAAGCGACAGGTCGATGGAGTCCATGCTCAGACACTTCCACCCCCCCCAAATCGAATTGCACTGACGATGCTGCCCCTCCCTTCGCCGCCTTATGAAGCGGGGTAAGTCCCGCAATATCTCGTCCCAACCAGGGGCGACTCCGTCATTCGAGAGCCGGGGAAGAATCTAACAGCTCTCAGCCCTATatgatgttatgttatgtcTCCGTATGGTCCACTTCTGCTTTTTACCATTTTTGAGTTTGAGTTTCTTCTTCGTTTTATCACTGTGGATCTCGGGAAACGAACTCTGACCGTTGGATTCGGGCGAATGATCGACGGCCATGATTTGGTGGCCGGGATCTCATCATGGATCAAGGTTTCACATCCGATCATTCCCCCCCCCGTCGTTGCCCTAAGATTGCTCCGGTGGTCCCCGCCTCAGTCAGATCCGTCAGATCCAGCCGTGCAATGAGAATCATGAGATTCCCTAAAACCCAGTTTACAATACAATAATAGCACTTTAGTACAGCTCCCCGCCCCTTTTTTAATTTACGTCTCGCGATTTATATCATTTATTCGTCTCGATTTCTCGCCACGGCGGCGTCGTAgtagtagcagcagcagcagcagcaacaacagtAGGGCTTTATACGACCCTCTCAAAATGTACACCCGTTTTCTGCGGTTGCGCTTCGTCGCGAACGGATAAGATTGGCTTGTCTCGCGGCCGGTCCACCGTTGATCCGACGGTTAAATCATGGCCACTACACGTGTCGGCCGATAAAACCGTTGATTGCCATCATTTCACACAAAACTCATGTGACCTTAGGTTACCAATCTACCCTCGTCGAGCTCAACATAAAAACCTTATCCTCTCCGGTACTCACTTCGCCCTCGCTTCCTCTCTATATCTCTCTCTCCTGCAACTAAGAACTTGGCTCCAAGCTCGTTAATGGCGTCTCAGATCTGAAGCTTCGGAATACCGGTACTGTTTGGGAGGTTCCTGTTCGGCCTGCGTACTTCGAGATTTGAGTGTTTGTAGTCGGAGCTCTGGGGAAAGCGGCAATGGCGTACTCGTTTCCGGAGGAGGTGTTGGAGCACGTGTTCTCGTTCATAGAGAACGATAAGGACCGGAACGCGGTATCTCTGGTCTGCAAGTCGTGGTACGAGATCGAGCGGTGGTGCAGGCGACGGATCTTCGTCGGGAACTGCTATGCGGTGAGCCCTGTGATGATGATCAGGCGGTTCCCCGAGGTCAGATCCGTGGAGCTGAAAGGGAAGCCACATTTCGCGGACTACAATCTGGTGCCGGAGGGTTGGGGTGGGTACGTTTACCCTTGGATCGCGGCCATGGGTAGGGCTTACCCTTGGTTGGAGGAGATTCGGCTCAAGCGCATGGTCGTCACTGACGAGAACTTGGAGCTGATTTCACGTTCGTTCAATAACTTCAAGGTCCTTGTGATGTCGTCTTGTGAGGGCTTCACTACTGATGGACTCGCCGCCATTGCCGCCAATTGCAGGTGAGGCCTTCTCACTCTACTCACAAAAAGAAGAGGCAAAAGGAGGTTTGAATCTTGAGTCGGATATCCTTACCCCTTCCTCGACCTAACGTTGAGTATATACTATGAAAAtaaagtttttgactgttgagTGCTTGGTTGATTCGCAAAGAATGTGGTAGATTGCCCGcattcctctttttcttttcaccttttttttttttttcccgttTTCTGATTTATCTTGGTCACTGTGTCTTTGGTGTTATCGTGTCTGATTCATTGATGATAGATTTAGGAATGGAAGCGAGTTTTGACTGTTAGTGTTACACATTATATGGATTAAGTAATTAGATGAACTGATGAAATGTTCTTCGTCAACGGAGGTGCTCTAATATATCCTTTTAGTGGAAAATTCTAAGATTCAGAGCTATATTCTTCTTTTAGACtcgttttctttctcttcttcgtTTTGGGGCCTAGTTATACTTCCAGCTTTTTAATGCGAAAATTGCCAAATTTTCTGCCAAGGTAGGCCCTCAATTTCTTTTCTCCAGGTTGATTCCCGTATTATTTGCATCAATTTGCGAATTTCAGTTTTAGTGTTGTTGCTTTCTCTCTCGATTCTGTTTGGTCCTTCTCCTGAGTTTATTTTGGAGAAACATGGATGTTATTTCTTCATCAAGGTTTTAGATTATGGTTCTGTAAACGGGGAATCTGCAGTTTGAAGGGTTTTGTCTTCTTTTGGCTggctttctctttctttctggtAGAGCTTGGAAGTCTTGTCATAAGAATGGCAAATCTAGGCAAGGGTGATACTTACTGCCTTTAGTTTCTTCTTCTGTTTTTGATAGGCTATTGTAATTAGGTTATTTCCAGTTTTGGGTTTTGCTTCTTGGACAATGTAGGCGCTATCTGGTCTAagattccattttccttttttactTAACATTGTTATGGTAAGATGAATGgaccttttttcttttgattatcaAGGATTTATTTAGTTGTTTGTTAAGATTCTATTGAATTGAGTTTTGGTGGTCCATTTGTAATCCTTGGGCAGACCTTTCAGGCATATGTTGTTTTTATGCTGCAATAATTCAATATTTCGGGGATGTAAACTGTATTGGTGTGAAGAATGGTTTGTTGAGAACATCAAACAGGTAGGGAatgattgattttcttttctcgTATTTGTTGCTATCAGGAAAAGTTACTCTGATAAGGATTGTCTAGTCCTTTTCAATGATAAAGACAATCAATAATTGCTAATTCTTCACAACAAAATTTTATCAAGCCTTCATTATTTTAgcagatttattttctttaatgtagtgaaaattttccttttaagttTCTTTAGGTAATTACCATGATTGCAGACCTTGTGCAAATTCTAGTAACTCTTATCATGATAGGGGCTGCTCTTTGTAAAATTGATTCCCCATTTGCTTGTGCAGGAATTTAAGAGTGTTGGATTTGCAGGAGTGCGAGGTGGATGATTTAAGTGGACACTGGCTGAGCCATTTTCCTGATACGTTTACCTCACTTGTCTCCTTGAACATTTCTTGCTTAGGTTCTGATGTGAGTTCATCTGCTTTAGAGCGTCTGGTGGGTAGGTGTACCAACCTTTCCTCACTTCGTCTCAACCGTGCTGTACCCCTCGAGAGGCTCCCTAATCTGCTCCGCCGGGCCCCTCAGCTAATTGAGCTGGGAACTGGTGCCTACTCAGCTGATCTTCACTCTGATGTTTTCTCAAGCCTAGCTGAAGCTTTTTCAGGGTGCAAGAAGCTGAAGGGCTTATCTGGTTTTTGGGATGTGGTTCCCACTTATCTTCCTGCAGCCTATTCCATCTGCTCTGGGCTTACTTCTCTGAATCTGAGCTATGCCACTATTGAGAGCCCTGATCTTGTGAAACTGGTTAGCCAGTGTCACAGCTTGCAGCGCCTATTGGTATGTCTACTATTTCATCATTGCTAATTCACTATGCTTGAGTAATCTCTATATTTGCTCAATAGAGGAATGCTGCATGTTTAGTTGATATATGAGGCTTTCTTATTTGAGACCAGTGTTGAATCATGGCTGAGTTTCTATAGATGGCCTGGATTTCTAGATATCGTGAGTTTCTATTTGGACTCCCTTGGAATCCAGTCTATAAATTTTACACCGTTGAAGAAAGAAGTCATATTTATGTTTCTGAAATGTTGCTTTAAGCTCAATATTGGCCTGCATTCTTGAACTGATAAAAGGTATAACCCCAGGTACTGGATTACATTGAAGACACCGGCCTTGATGCCCTTGCTGCTTCTTGCAAGGATCTGCAAGAACTGAGGGTTTTTCCTTCCGATCCCTTTGGTCCAGAACCAAATGTGTCATTGACAGAGCGAGGCCTTGTCTCTGTTTCTGAGGGCTGCCCCAAGCTCCAGTCAGTCCTGTATTTCTGCCGCCAAATGTCAAATTCTGCCTTGGTTACCATTGCTAGGAACCGGCCGAATCTGACACGTTTCCGTCTTTGCATCCTGGAGCCTCGCACTCCCGATTACATAACCTTGGAGCCTCTGGATGCTGGGTTTGGAGCCATTGTTGAGCATTGTAAGGAGTTGCGACGTCTTTCTCTATCTGGTCTTCTAACGGATCGAGTGTTTGAGTACATTGGGACCCATGCTAAGAAGCTAGAGATGCTCTCTATTGCTTTTGCTGGGGATAGTGATTTGGGCCTCCATCACGTGCTGTCCGGGTGTGACAGCCTGAAGAAACTGGAGATCAGAGACTGCCCCTTTGGACACAAGGCTCTCTTGGCCAATGCTGCAAAGCTGGAGACAATGCGATCCCTTTGGATGTCTTCTTGCCCAGTAAGTTTTGGAGCATGTAAATTGCTAGGTCAGAAGATGCCGAGGCTTAACGTTGAAGTAATCGACGAGAGGGGACCCCCCGAGTCCAGGCCCGAAAGCTGTCCTGTCGAGAAGCTTTATGTCTACAGGACAGTAGCTGGGCCGAGGTTCGACATGCCTGGTTTTGTATGGACTACGGACGAAGATGCTGCATTGAGGCTCTCTTGACGAATTTTCCCGTTAGTCTTTCTTTTGGTCTTCTTAATCGTTACCAGCAGGTACATGCTCGTCATGCTActcattttcttcattccaTTCATTTGAACTTAATGGAGCTTCGTATAGTTGCAGCAGCAGCGTGCAGAGGCCCAAGAGCGCAAGCGCGAATCCAAAGTATTTTACACTCGACCGTGCCCCCATTGGATGGATAGCAGTGATTAGCGATTAATAAAAGAGGTTAAA
The Diospyros lotus cultivar Yz01 chromosome 12, ASM1463336v1, whole genome shotgun sequence DNA segment above includes these coding regions:
- the LOC127786843 gene encoding protein TRANSPORT INHIBITOR RESPONSE 1-like → MAYSFPEEVLEHVFSFIENDKDRNAVSLVCKSWYEIERWCRRRIFVGNCYAVSPVMMIRRFPEVRSVELKGKPHFADYNLVPEGWGGYVYPWIAAMGRAYPWLEEIRLKRMVVTDENLELISRSFNNFKVLVMSSCEGFTTDGLAAIAANCRNLRVLDLQECEVDDLSGHWLSHFPDTFTSLVSLNISCLGSDVSSSALERLVGRCTNLSSLRLNRAVPLERLPNLLRRAPQLIELGTGAYSADLHSDVFSSLAEAFSGCKKLKGLSGFWDVVPTYLPAAYSICSGLTSLNLSYATIESPDLVKLVSQCHSLQRLLVLDYIEDTGLDALAASCKDLQELRVFPSDPFGPEPNVSLTERGLVSVSEGCPKLQSVLYFCRQMSNSALVTIARNRPNLTRFRLCILEPRTPDYITLEPLDAGFGAIVEHCKELRRLSLSGLLTDRVFEYIGTHAKKLEMLSIAFAGDSDLGLHHVLSGCDSLKKLEIRDCPFGHKALLANAAKLETMRSLWMSSCPVSFGACKLLGQKMPRLNVEVIDERGPPESRPESCPVEKLYVYRTVAGPRFDMPGFVWTTDEDAALRLS